The Crocinitomicaceae bacterium genome includes a region encoding these proteins:
- a CDS encoding 30S ribosomal protein S20: MANHKSAIKRIRANNAKKLVNRYQHKTVRNAVKSLRDTKDKKAAAEALPKVSAMLDKLAKRNVIHKNKAANLKSSLSKRVNSL, encoded by the coding sequence ATGGCAAATCACAAGTCGGCAATTAAACGCATCCGCGCTAATAATGCAAAAAAACTGGTAAACAGATATCAGCATAAAACTGTGCGTAATGCAGTAAAATCACTCCGTGATACAAAAGATAAAAAGGCAGCCGCTGAAGCACTTCCAAAAGTTAGTGCCATGTTAGATAAACTTGCAAAACGCAACGTTATTCACAAAAACAAAGCTGCAAACCTGAAGTCAAGTTTATCTAAAAGAGTTAATTCTCTCTAG